One Glycine max cultivar Williams 82 chromosome 4, Glycine_max_v4.0, whole genome shotgun sequence DNA segment encodes these proteins:
- the LOC102663067 gene encoding B3 domain-containing protein Os06g0194400 — protein MVSEEVTMRILRGEEGRVGKDREKEKEKEAVPDSHVTTYDKHRDYANRVYASDEGLPVHFCNSLPKKDEVVTLVDEDGIEYSTIYLAGKTGLSGGWRGFAIAHDLTDGDALIFQLIKRTTFKVYIVRADCPPEDKQLE, from the exons ATGGTCTCAGAGGAGGTGACAATGAGGATTCTCAGAGGTGAAGAGGGGAGGGTTGGTAAggatagagagaaagagaaagagaaagaggccGTTCCCGATAGTCACGTCAC GACTTATGATAAGCACAGGGATTATGCGAATCGAGTGTATGCTTCAGATGAG GGCCTTCCAGTCCACTTCTGCAACAGTCTTCCAAAAAAGGACGAAGTGGTGACTTTGGTTGATGAGGATGGGATTGAGTATTCGACAATATATTTGgcaggaaaaacaggacttagTGGTGGATGGAGAGGTTTTGCAATTGCTCATGACCTAACTGATGGGGAcgctttaatttttcaattaattaagcgCACCACATTCAAG GTGTACATTGTTAGAGCAGATTGTCCTCCAGAGGATAAACAGCTTGAGTGA